The nucleotide sequence TTGATGAACCAATGAAAATATTATTGACTGCCGAAACCCTTCCACGCATGTGATCTGGTGTCGAGAGCTGTAACACTGTTGACCTTATGACCACACTAATTTCGTCAAATGCACCACTGAGCAACAAAAGGAAACAAGAAAGCAGAAATATACTCGAAAGTGCAAAGCCTATCATCGAAAGCCCAAAACCCGCCACAGCAAGCAAAAGAATTTTACCCGCATTCTCCTTTGGCGGATGATGTGCCATCCAGAAGGCCATAACAACAGCTCCAATTGCAGGAGAAGCTCTTAAAATGCCTAAACCTTCGGCCCCAACATTTAAAATATCCGTCGCAAAAATTGGAAGTAAGGCGACGGCACCTCCAAATAAAACGGCAAATAAATCAAGTGAAATCGCGGATATGATTATCGGATTCTGAAATACAAATAAAATCCCTTCGCGTATGCTTTGAAATACAGATTCACTTTGATTTCTTTCAGTTCTAATTTTTGGCTCAATCAAAAACACCATCGAAATTGATAAAATCATGAGAAGACTATCCAGAAAGTAAACCGATTTTAACCCCAAAAAACCAACCACTAACCCTCCAGCAGCCGGCCCCGAAATCGCTGCCGTTTGCCAAACCGTACTGCTCCAAGCTGCTGCGTTTGCATAAAGCGATCTTGGAACAATTTCAGCAAAAAGCCCAAATACCGCAGGTGTAAGAAAACCTCTCGCAATACCGCTGATAAAAATCACAGTATAAATCGGAAATGCACCACTTGATTGAAAAAAATTTGGTGTAAGAAAAAGGAAGAAGTAAAGGAATAGTGAACAACCTAAAAGGACAAATAGCGAAATAAGAATAATTTGCTTTCGACGGTGAATATCAGCGAGATGACCCGCATAGAGAGCCACGGCAATTGATGGAATCGCTTCTGCAAGCCCAACAAGCCCAAGTGAAAGTGAATCTTTTGTAATCTCATAAACTTGCCAACCTACCGCGACAGCTTGCATCTGAATGGCTACAGTAAATAAAAAACGCGCCGCCAAATAAAGCCGGTATTCTGGGAGTTTTAGCGCTGCATAGGCATCTCTCTCCTCTTGTATTATCTTTTGGAATTCTTGCGATTCAGGATGTGGCATCAGTAAATTATCTATCAATAAAAAAAGCCGGATTTCTCCGGCTCGCGTGGTGTAGGGGGGAGTCGAACCCCCGACCTCAGGGTTATGAATCCTGTGCTCTAACCATCTGAGCTACCACACCATTTCCCTATTGAACAGCATTATACTTTCCAAAAGGGTTGCAAATATACTATTCACCCTTGGGTTAACAAAAGCCTTTCACAGATTTCAATTTTCGTTGATTTCAAGGTTATCTTCAATAAATAAATCTATCATCGATGAGTTTTAGTGAACTGAAAAAATTGACCGATGGGCTGCTTTACCCAAGCGAATCTGATTTTCCCTTGATCGCGTTTCATTGGCCCGAAGCCAAAAACTTTGATAGCACTTCGATTGAAAAATTCATTGTTTCCCGTTTTTATAATAATAAATCCTTTCACCTTGAGCGTTCTATGCATGAGAATTTTTTAGACCCGATTTGCAAAAATGACCCCACAAATCGATTTAATAAATTGAATCAATTCATTAACCGTAATCTTAGAAATCCTCAGGCTTTTCTTTTTTCAGAAAATGACAACCCAAGCGAAAAAAAATTATTTATCGTTGGCTCTTTAAATAGCGGTGAAGCCTGCGGATTTCATACAACACTTATTGAAACCTAAATCATGCTCGATATTCATAACTCGGCTCAACTCAGTCACTTGCTGAATCAATTGCAGCCCAAGGAATCCCCAGTTTTCGGAGCCTTTTCTGCTCAAGGGATGATTGAACATCTCTATTTAAGTCTTCAAATTTCAAATGGTAATCTCCCTCAAACATTGCATTTCCCTGAGAGAAAAGCAGAGATTATTAAACAAAGACTAATCCACTCGCCCAATGAAATTCCGGTAGGGTTTAAATCGCCAATCGTCCCCGATTTACCCCCTCCACTGATTTTTGAATCGATTGAAATGGCGAAAACCAATCTACTTACAGCCCTTTCAAATTTTCATCAGTTTTTTCTTGAAAACCCTGATGCGAAACCAATGAATCCCACAATGGGCGAGCTCAACAAAACCGAATGGGAAACCTTTCATACCAAGCATTTTACACATCACTTCAAACAGTTTAAGTTGATTTAATCGCTTGCGGGAATGTTTACCACTTTTTTTTTGTCGTAAGTCGAAATCGACTCAACTTAAATGACTGTTTTCATCACCAAAACGGCTCAAGGTCATCTCGAAGAGCTTGTCGCTTCAGGTCAAATTCATTCACGAAGGTTTCGCCTCATTCTTAAAGGTGTTGCTCAGGCAATGCCAATTTTGGAAATTCAATTTGATATGATTCCAAGCGATGATGATGCCTTTCTTCGCCAAGCAGGGTTTGAAATTTACATTGATCGAAATTCAAAAAAACATGCCGATGGTGCAATCATCGATTTCTTAGAAACTCCATTTGGCGGCACTTTAACTGTAGAAAATCCTTACCGCATCTAACTCTATTTCTTCAAATGCCCAACCTTGCTTGGATTATTGGCGATCAGCTAACCCCCTCTAACTCAGCGCTTCAATTGCTCGAGAAAAAACATGATTATGTCTTGATGGTCGAATCGCTTGAACACGCAAGCCTTCTCAATCATCACAAACACAAATTGATACTCTGCTTTTCAGCGATGCGCCATTTTCGGGAAGAACTTATTGAGTTGGGCTATCAAGTGCTTTACTTTGAATTGGAAGAGAATCATTCATTCCAGACAGCACTGAAATCAATTTCAAAAAAAAATCATATTAATCGCATTTTCTTAATGGAGCCGCATGAAAAAGCCACCGTTGAATTTGCAAGTAATTTCAATCACGACCCGAAAATTGAACTCACCCCCAATACAATGTTTCTGACCGATCGGCATGCCTTCATCAAAAAAAATAAGAAAAAAAAACACTTGGTAATGGAGCCCTTTTATCGAGAAATGAGAAAGAAACACCGTGTACTGTTGGAGAAGAATGGTCAACCAACAGGTGGGGCGTGGAATTTTGATAAAGAAAATCGTTTGCCGTTGAAATCCGATGTCAAACTCCCTGAAGTTTATTCTCCAAAAAAAGATAAAATTGATCGCGATGTAATCGGGGCTGTCGAAAAGTATTTCCCGAATAATCCCGGTCATACACAAGATTTCTCACTTCCGACAACTCGTGAAGAATCAGAAATTTTCTTTCATGATTTTGTCAAGCACCGCCTCCCACTGTTTGGTAAATATGAAGATGCTATGCTCGCAAACGAAAGTATTCTATTTCATTCCTCTATTTCACCACTTTTGAATATCGGCCTTCTTGACCCTCTTAAGCTTGTCCGCGATGTTGAAGCTTGCTTCAAAAAAAATCACGCACCGATTAATTCTGTTGAAGGTTTTATACGGCAAATCATTGGTTGGCGTGAATTCATATATGCCTGCTATTGGCTTAAAATGTCCGAGACCGATTACCACAAAGAAAATTTTTTTAATAATACTCACAAGCTCCCAGAGTTTTTCTGGACTGGCAATACAAAAATGAACTGTCTCTCTCAAGTTATTAACCGAGTAATCAAGCACGGATACTCTCATCACATAGAACGCTTGATGATTCTTGGTAATTTTGCTCTGCTTTTCGGAGTAAAACCCGAAGAAATCAATCAATGGTTTTGGGAGTTTTATGTCGATTCTTATGATTGGGTCGTTACACCAAATGTTATTGGGATGTCTCAATTTGCAGATGGTGGATTGGTTGCCACAAAGCCCTACGCGGCAAGTGCCAATTATATTTCCAAAATGAGCAACTTTTGTCATAGCTGCAGTTACAATAAAACTGAGCGAACCGGAAAAAATGCTTGCCCTTTCAACTATTTGTATTGGGATTTCTATCTCCGCAATGAAGAGAAACTCAGAGGAAATTCTCGCATCGGAATGGCTTACCAACTCCTTGAAAAAAAGTCAGCCGATGAATTGGTTGCGATTCGTACCTCCGCCGATGAATTTCGTGAAAAAATAAAACCCAATTCATATTATTGAGTATTTGGCTTGATACCTTTATCCCACCTCAAATTTCTCAAACCGCCCCAATTGGTCTATATTCGCACGCCGTTCATCGAGGTCACCACTATGCTGAACACGGCAAAGCACGATTGCGGCTTTTCTATGTTCAGAATGGTTGGTGATAAGCACGATAACTCGGCGTTTATTCACTTAACTCATTATTATTATGGTACATACAAAAGAAATTGATCTCGGTTCTGGCAGAATATTAAAGCTCGAAACCGGAAAACTCGCCAAACAGGCTGATGGTTCTGTCGTTGCAAGCATTGGCGATACAATGGTGCTCGCCACGGTTGTTGCTAAAAAAGATGAACCGCCGCTCGGTCAAGATTTTCTTCCGCTTCAAGTTGAATACCGTGAAAAATATTCGGCAGCTGGTAAATTTCCCGGTGGCTTTGTAAAACGCGAAGGAAAACCAAGTGAAAAGGAAGTTCTCTCTTCCCGCTTAATCGACCGTGCCCTTCGCCCGCTTTTTCCAGATGGGTATTACAACGAAACTCAAGTTATCGTTAATGTCCTCTCAAGCGATCGATCCAACGATGCCGATGTTCTTGGCGGTGTTGCAGCCTCAGCCGCACTCTGCCTTTCCGACATTCCCTTCACAACACCGATGTCAGAGGTTCGTGTCGCCAGAATCAACGGTGAATTTGTCTTGAACCCAACGGTCGAAGAACTTGCCAATACCGAACTCGACATTTGCATTGGAGGCACCGCCGAAACGATTTGCATGCTTGAAGGCGAAATGAAGGAAATTTCTGAAGCTGAAATGCTTGCCGCCATTCGCTTTGGCCACGAAGCTATTACCAAAATATCAAATGGAATTTCTGAAATGGTTAAAACCGCCGGAAAACCCAAAAGAGCTTTTGTTCCGATGCTTCCACCTTCAGAATTAAATGCCTATGTCAAAGGTATTTGCTATTCAAAACTTGAAGCCCTTGCCGCCGAGCCGCTTGCAAAAGAAGCTCGTGCAGAGCGCACCAAAGAGGTTTATCAAGAAACCGTTAAAAAGACACTTGAGAAATTTAAGGCTGAGTTGACCGAAGAAGTCCTCGCCGCTCATCCGGAAAAGGCCGTATTTCTTAATGAGAAAATGATCAAAATCGTCATTCACGATCTCGAGCGCGATGCAATGCGCCGTCAGGTCTTAAAAGGCGGTCTTCGTCTCGATGGCAGAAATACCAAGCAGATTCGGCCTATTTCAATTGAACTCGGGTTGTTACCACGCGTTCACGGCTCAGCTCTTTTTACTCGCGGAGAAACACAAGCGTTGGTATCATTAACGCTTGGCACCAAAAAAGATGAGCAATTGGTGGACACGCTTTACGAAGGCCCATCCAAGAGATTTATGTTGCATTATAATTTTCCGCCCTTCTCTGTGGGCGAAGTTGGTCGCTTAGGATTTACAGGTCGCCGCGAAATCGGTCACGGTAATCTTGCCGAACGAGCAATTAAAATGATGGCACCAAGCGAATCCGAGTTTCCTTATTCGATTCGAATTGTTTCCGATATTCTAGAATCTAACGGCTCTTCTTCAATGGCTTCAGTTTGCGGCGGTACACTTGCTGCGATGGATGCCGGTGTTCCTATGAAAAAGCCTGTTGCTGGAATTGCAATGGGTCTTATCAAAGAAGGAAAAGAATATGCCGTTCTTTCCGATATCCTAGGTAACGAAGATCACTTGGGTGATATGGATTTCAAAGTTGCCGGAACAAAAGACGGGATCACCGCATGCCAAATGGATATCAAAATCGATGGGCTCGATTACAAAATTCTTGAAGAGGCTTTAGCCCAAGCCCGAGAAGGTCGTATGCATATTTTAGGAAAAATGAATGAAGCAATTGTTGCGCCACGAACCGAGCTATCACGCTATGCCCCAAGATTAACCACCATCAAGGTTCCGGTTGAATCCATCGGTGCTGTGATTGGCAAAGGCGGCGAAACCATTCGCTCCATTACCCTTGAAACCGGTACTGAAATTGATATCGCCGATGACGGAACCATCACAATTGCTTCGGTCAGCGGTGAAGCAGCTGAACGCGCTTTGGAAATTATCAAGAGAATTACAAGCGAGCCCGAAATTGGAACCATCTATGAAAACGCCCTTGTCAAAGAAGTTCGTGATGAACTTGGAGCTTTTGTAGAAATTCTTCCAAAAGTTGAAGGCTTATTGCATATTTCTGAACTCGCACATGAGCGTGTTGGAAAAGCAACCGATATCGTTAAAGCAGGCGAACGCATAACGGTTAAATTGCTTGATGTTCAGAAAGATCCGAAGTCCGGCAAACCACGACTTCGTCTTTCTTTGAAGGCACTAATTCCGATGCCTGAAGGAATGGAAGCACCGAAGCCAAGAGAACCGCGCGAACCGCGTGGCGATTATGGCGGGAATCGTGGCGATGGACGCCGTGACAACCGTGGCAATCGTGACCACCGCGGTGACCGTGGCGATCGAGGTGACAGGGGAGATCGGGGCGATAGAAATGGCGGTCATCGTGAACCGCGCGGCGAGTAAGTTCGATTAAATTTTACGATTTAATTCTGGATAACAATCCTCGCTTCGCTAATTTTTCGGAAGCGAGGATTTTTTTTAACTCAAACCTATAATGCTGATGAATTGGCAGGCCATTCTCTTTTCGTTTACAGCAATGATATTTATGCTTGTCATTGCGCGTTATGTTTATCAAGCAGTTATGAAAATTAATATGCACGACGCTGTTGTAATGAAAGACTGCCCTTCAATCGGAATTGCCGTTGCTGGATACCTCTTTGGGGTTGTCCAAATAATAGCGGCCGTTCTTCGCGGGGATGGTCATACCAGTTTTTTAACCGATGCTCTCATTGTTAGCGCCTATGGCATAGGAGGAATCGTGTTGCTTTCACTTCTGGCTTTATTTGGCTTTAAGTGGATTCATAATATTGATGTGGTCACTGAAGTTGCCAATCGAAATACCGCCGCCGGGATTATTGCTGCAGGAGGGTTTATCTCAACTTCTTTGGTGATCGCTGGGACAGTTTCAGGAGATAATACAGGCGGCGATTGGTTAACGGCAATCGTATTTTTCCTTGTTGGACAGGTTTCTCTTCATGTCCTTACAAGACTCTACCGCATTCTGACCGCCTACGACGATGCAATCGAAATAAATAATGGCAACACCGCCGCAGCCCTTGCCTATGCCGGTGTGATGATTGGTATTGCTCTTGCCATTCATTATGGCCTTCAAGGAGAATTTGTTGGCTACGGCCAAAGTTTGATCGGATATGGGAAATCTCTTCTCGTGATTATTTTCTTTTACCCAATTCGTCAATTTTTAGTTCAAGGATTGGTTTTAGGATCAGGATTTGCGATTTATGGGGGTGAATTGGATAAGGAAATTGCTAGAGATAGAAATATCAGTGTCGGAACAATTGAAGCCGCTGCTTATATCGGTACATCGCTCTTAATCACACAGTTAGCTTAATACTTTCCTCATAAAAAAATATTTTGCAATCACAACAGCTGAAAAACAAAATGGGGCAAGAGCCCCGTTTTGTTTTGTGTTAATTTCGGTTGTTTCCAATTCATCTATTCAGCTTTTCTAGCTTTGAGTTTTTCAACGGCAGCTTCGAGCGCAGCACGTTCTTCTTTCGGCAATTCAACTGGTGCTTCATTTGCCTTTTCTTCATCGCCGAAATCCAAGTTAGTATTTAAATCATCCATATTCGGGCGTTTACCTAAAATTTCCTCGAGATCTTTATAATTTAAAACTTCACGCCTCAAAAGATCGGTTGCCATTCGTTCAAGCTTATCACGATTTTCATTGAGCATCCGACGGGTTTCTTGATGTGCTTCATCAATAATTACCTTGACTTCGCTATCAATCAACCGAGCTGTTTCTTCACCATATTTTTTATCAATGCTCATGCCATAAAGAAACTGATTTGAGGTATCGGCAAAAGAAAGATAACCTACTTTTTCGCTCATACCATAAAGAGCAACCATACTATAGGCGATGTCGGTGACGCGTTCTAAGTCGTTTTGAGCGCCGGTTGATATCTGGTTAAAGACAATTTCTTCTGCCACTCTTCCGCCTAAAAGCCCGCAAATTCTTGCAAAAAGTTCATCCTTTGTCATTAAATACCGATCCTCTAATGGCATATTGAGTGTGTAACCCAAAGCACTCACCCCACGCGGCACAATTGTAACTTTTTGCGGCGGATCATTTCCTTCTTTAAGCCAAGAAATAATTGCATGCCCCGATTCATGATATGCCACAATCTTCTTTTCTTTTGGGCTAATCACCTTATTTTTCTTTTCAAGCCCTGCTATCACGCGTTCGATTGCATCTTGAAAATCAATCATTTCAATTTGCTCCTTATTTCTGCGTGAAGCAAGGAGTGCAGATTCATTACAAACATTCGCAATTTCTGCCCCCGCAAAACCGGGCGTTTGAGATGCCAATATTTTTAAATCGACATCTTTGGCAAGCGGCATGTTACGAGAATGAACTTTAAAGATTGCCAAACGACCTTTCAAATCAGGTTTATCAACCGTGATTTGTCGGTCAAATCGACCGGGACGAAGCAATGCTGGGTCGAGAACATCAGGGCGGTTGGTTGCGGCCATCATAATAACACCCTTATCACTTGCAAATCCATCCATCTCAACCAAAAGTTGATTAAGCGTATTTTCTCGCTCATCATTTGCACCCATCATCACGCCCTTTCCTCTCGAGCGTCCTACGGCATCAATTTCATCGATAAAAATTATGCACGGCGCTTTTTCTTTTGCTTGCTTAAACAAATCCCTTACACGAGCTGCACCAACTCCAACAAACATTTCAACGAAATCAGAACCTGAAAGCGAGAAAAATGGAACATTGGCTTCACCTGCAACGGCCTTCGCTAGAAGCGTTTTACCGGCACCGGGTGGCCCAACCAGCAAAACCCCTTTTGGCAATTTTCCGCCAAGCTTTGTGAATCGCTTCGGATCTTTTAGAAAATCAACCACTTCCATTACTTCTTCTTTAGCTTCATCAAGGCCTGCTACATCTTTGAAGGTTATTTTTGTATTTTCTTCACCTTCATACAATTGGCCCTTGCTTTTACCGATATTCATCACTTGCGAATTCGGATTCATCCGGCGGAAAAGGAAGAAGTAAACAGCAATAAAAAGCCCAAAAAAGATAAACCACTGGATACTTTCCGTAAACCAATTTCCATCAGCGACTCCCTGATAGCGAACCCCTTTTTCTTCCAAAAGCTTCACAAGGCTTTCATCCTTAATGGCAACGGAGGTAAATTCGCGAGTATTTGTTTGTCGCTTGAATAGCGATTGCTGTTTCCCCGGAAACTCAACAACCACATTAGGCTTGATGGTATAGGTGACGCGAGAGGGCGAAATCTTTACATCCTGAATTTTATCTTCAGAAAGCAACTGACGAAACTGGCTGTAAGGCAGTTCTACTGTAGAGCTAGACCACAAAAACGTAATCTGAATCCCAATCAAAATTAAAATTGCCATCACATAGTAAATAGCCGAGAATTTTGGTTTTCCGTCTTTATCCTTTTTCTTCTTTTCGCTTCCCTCATCGTTGAAGCCGTCAAAAAAGTTATTGGCCATATCGTTTTGTCCTTTCTTTATTCTTAAATCCTAAAAAAATCTCCTGAAAATTTAGGGTAACTCTTTTCTTTACGCAGCATGTTCAATAAGGTTAGGGATTCAGTGCTGCCAAAAACTTAACCTCAATCCACATTTAACATCAAAAGGTATTTCAAAAATTTAATCTCTATCTAATTCTAAAGCAATATTTGCAAATCTGTATGTCTATCTATTATTTAATGTAACGCAAAAAAAGGAAATAAAATGCGGCGTGTCGCATTGATTTATTCAATCACATCTTGATTAAATCAATACTTGAAGTAAAAAGCAAATTTAGCGAGGAACCAATTTCCCTTTATCAAAGGATAATTGAAAATCCAATTGCAGTATTGAATAAATTCTCAGCCCCGTCTTGATTTACGGGAATCGAATAGCCTAATTCAGGGTCAATGGTGATAAAACCAAAGTCAAAGGAAAAGAAAAGATTGAAATCATAGTTTGTAATGGCAAATACCGAGTTATCAATGATTCTTCTTGATGGCACATTTACAACCGTCCCATTAGCTCTTCTGACTTGCCTTGTTTCGTCGATGAACTTTGGCACAGTTCCAAAACTTAGGTCAAATGCAGGTTCTATGACCAAGTAACTTCCCAATACATTTTCGATTGTAAAGGGTTTACTGAGAGAAGCATAAAAATACCGTTGTGCCGCATCAACTTGTTCGTTGACCACTTGCAGAGGGATTAACCTTCGCACAACTTCAATTGTTTGTTTACCAAAAGTGTAACTAAAGCTCGATGAAATGAATAAGAACTCGTTGTTGTAAAAAAGTGAAATAGTGATATCATTATTCAATGCGGAAATGCTTTGAGCGCTTTCATTTGAAAAAAATGATCGTGAATAAGAAACAGAGGCTTTCAATTTATCAACAATCGGAAAAATATATCCCACCGAGAGAGTCGATTGATCCAGCGGGCTTGTTTGATTGGGAATAAATAAACCACTGGCACTCAAACGCAGTCCAAATCCAAAGCGATATGAAAGTGAGAGCGAAGCAGAACCATTCCCACCACTTTGATCGGTTCCCCTCCAAACTTGCTGACGGGAGCCTCTGCCATTAGCTAAGAAATATGAATTGTTGCCTGAAGGTTGCGAAAAATTATCCCTTTGGTATGCACTTCCGCTGACATCCCGACTAAAGCCAGAGGCAGCAAAGGCATTTTCAAGTGAATCAAGATCTGCTTCTGAATAAGTTTCTTGTGTGACTGCACCATTACTTATCATTGATGCTAAAAATTTTTCATACAATGATTCAGAGAATCGGTCTAAAGAATCTATGGTCTCTATGAGCAATCTTTCTTTTTCCATTTTTCCCAACGGCATTTTACTACTTAGTATCAATGAGTCCGTTCGTTCTATAAGTCTTTTTGCTTCGGTTCTAATAATATTTTTGGTTTGAATGGGTAGATCAAAAAAGTCAACCGTGAGCAGAGTATCTGTATAACCTAAAATCCGCTTTTGAGTGTACTCAGAAAAATCACTGTTAATAGAATTTTTTTTCGTCTGTCCATTTAAGGAGAAAAATGCACAAAAAAGAAGAAGGATAAATATGGATTGTTGATGTTTGATAATCATCTCTGGAACTTTCATTAGCAAATGTTTTTGATTTCAAATAAAAGTATGACAACTCGTCTCTACATCAAGATTAACATTTTTAAAATAAACTTTAAATTTCTTTATGGCGTGATTGAAATCATCATGATACTTTCCGGCATCAAAAAAATATAACATACATAAGCAAATACGGCGGTGGACAAGGGTATGGTAAGGTTATCATCAAAGGTATAATCGCCCAATTTGATAGGAATAAGTTCGGCAATCATTCCGACAAAGGACATCCCTAAAGCAACTCCCCAATGAATTTTTGGAGTGTTAAACGATACTAAAAGAGCGAATACAAAAAAGGCGATACTGCCTTCCAATGACTTTGAGAAAATTTTAGTTTTTCCAAATTTTCTTCCAACAAGAGCCGCTGCTGTATCGGCCACGACTAAAATGGCAAATGAAGCAATGGCAATTAACTTCGGAAAAAAGAAAACCAAAATAAGTGCAGAGAGTGAGACAAAAGTTGCCCCGTTAAAACTTCTTGTCCCTTGTTCATGAGCACGAAGCATACCGCCGAATTGGGCGTAATACCAATTTCTCAACGGTGAAAAAAACATCTTCAAGAGATCAACGATAAAAAACCCTCCAAAAAGTATCGCGAGAAGTAGTAACGCCAAATCCCGCTCTATATGATAGTAAATGATTGGAATCAAAATTGAGGCTGAATGAATTCCCTTCCGAGCCAATTCATTTTGATAATTAATCTGACCGATTTCCGTTTCAGACAAGGGTTGACTTTTCATTTCGGGGCTTTTTCTCAATGATTGACTCATCATTTATTTGATAGAGAATCCGATTTCTTATTTCGAATTCTTGTTGCATATAGGCTACAAAATAAGTCGATAATTGGCATCTACAGATTTATTCTTTTCAACAAATCCAAATGGGTTACCAAGAAATACTAAATTCATCTGATTGAAAATCAACAATAACGGTACTTATTTTCTTCCCTTTTAAGTTTAAGAAATTTTTAACTGGAGACCATTCTTCCATCGCTCGCATCGGTAATGGAAGAAATTCTTCAGCAGTTTTTAAGGTTTTTCCGCCAACTTTGACTGCACGTATATTTTCAAATCCGTGTAAAATTACTTTCACCTTTTTCCGCTGAGAATTTCTTTTACCTATCGGTTTAGACAATAAAATTTGTTTTTTGGACGGTATAAATTCGATTACACGCTTAAAAAAATCCCCATTCTCAAAGTTATAAGTCAAACCGTCATCCTCATAATAGTTGAATGAACCACCACTCATACCATTATAGACATGAAGATATAAGGTATCTGAAGGGGTTTCGGTGGTATGCATAACCACATTTTGCTGAATAACGACT is from Chloroherpetonaceae bacterium and encodes:
- a CDS encoding MFS transporter, with product MPHPESQEFQKIIQEERDAYAALKLPEYRLYLAARFLFTVAIQMQAVAVGWQVYEITKDSLSLGLVGLAEAIPSIAVALYAGHLADIHRRKQIILISLFVLLGCSLFLYFFLFLTPNFFQSSGAFPIYTVIFISGIARGFLTPAVFGLFAEIVPRSLYANAAAWSSTVWQTAAISGPAAGGLVVGFLGLKSVYFLDSLLMILSISMVFLIEPKIRTERNQSESVFQSIREGILFVFQNPIIISAISLDLFAVLFGGAVALLPIFATDILNVGAEGLGILRASPAIGAVVMAFWMAHHPPKENAGKILLLAVAGFGLSMIGFALSSIFLLSCFLLLLSGAFDEISVVIRSTVLQLSTPDHMRGRVSAVNNIFIGSSNEIGAFESGVAARLMGVIPSVIFGGGMTLFVVLVTAWKSKSIRELSLLNFRERKNSG
- a CDS encoding nuclease A inhibitor family protein codes for the protein MSFSELKKLTDGLLYPSESDFPLIAFHWPEAKNFDSTSIEKFIVSRFYNNKSFHLERSMHENFLDPICKNDPTNRFNKLNQFINRNLRNPQAFLFSENDNPSEKKLFIVGSLNSGEACGFHTTLIET
- a CDS encoding DUF1569 domain-containing protein — protein: MLDIHNSAQLSHLLNQLQPKESPVFGAFSAQGMIEHLYLSLQISNGNLPQTLHFPERKAEIIKQRLIHSPNEIPVGFKSPIVPDLPPPLIFESIEMAKTNLLTALSNFHQFFLENPDAKPMNPTMGELNKTEWETFHTKHFTHHFKQFKLI
- a CDS encoding iron-sulfur cluster biosynthesis family protein — protein: MTVFITKTAQGHLEELVASGQIHSRRFRLILKGVAQAMPILEIQFDMIPSDDDAFLRQAGFEIYIDRNSKKHADGAIIDFLETPFGGTLTVENPYRI
- a CDS encoding cryptochrome/photolyase family protein, which produces MPNLAWIIGDQLTPSNSALQLLEKKHDYVLMVESLEHASLLNHHKHKLILCFSAMRHFREELIELGYQVLYFELEENHSFQTALKSISKKNHINRIFLMEPHEKATVEFASNFNHDPKIELTPNTMFLTDRHAFIKKNKKKKHLVMEPFYREMRKKHRVLLEKNGQPTGGAWNFDKENRLPLKSDVKLPEVYSPKKDKIDRDVIGAVEKYFPNNPGHTQDFSLPTTREESEIFFHDFVKHRLPLFGKYEDAMLANESILFHSSISPLLNIGLLDPLKLVRDVEACFKKNHAPINSVEGFIRQIIGWREFIYACYWLKMSETDYHKENFFNNTHKLPEFFWTGNTKMNCLSQVINRVIKHGYSHHIERLMILGNFALLFGVKPEEINQWFWEFYVDSYDWVVTPNVIGMSQFADGGLVATKPYAASANYISKMSNFCHSCSYNKTERTGKNACPFNYLYWDFYLRNEEKLRGNSRIGMAYQLLEKKSADELVAIRTSADEFREKIKPNSYY
- a CDS encoding polyribonucleotide nucleotidyltransferase, which codes for MVHTKEIDLGSGRILKLETGKLAKQADGSVVASIGDTMVLATVVAKKDEPPLGQDFLPLQVEYREKYSAAGKFPGGFVKREGKPSEKEVLSSRLIDRALRPLFPDGYYNETQVIVNVLSSDRSNDADVLGGVAASAALCLSDIPFTTPMSEVRVARINGEFVLNPTVEELANTELDICIGGTAETICMLEGEMKEISEAEMLAAIRFGHEAITKISNGISEMVKTAGKPKRAFVPMLPPSELNAYVKGICYSKLEALAAEPLAKEARAERTKEVYQETVKKTLEKFKAELTEEVLAAHPEKAVFLNEKMIKIVIHDLERDAMRRQVLKGGLRLDGRNTKQIRPISIELGLLPRVHGSALFTRGETQALVSLTLGTKKDEQLVDTLYEGPSKRFMLHYNFPPFSVGEVGRLGFTGRREIGHGNLAERAIKMMAPSESEFPYSIRIVSDILESNGSSSMASVCGGTLAAMDAGVPMKKPVAGIAMGLIKEGKEYAVLSDILGNEDHLGDMDFKVAGTKDGITACQMDIKIDGLDYKILEEALAQAREGRMHILGKMNEAIVAPRTELSRYAPRLTTIKVPVESIGAVIGKGGETIRSITLETGTEIDIADDGTITIASVSGEAAERALEIIKRITSEPEIGTIYENALVKEVRDELGAFVEILPKVEGLLHISELAHERVGKATDIVKAGERITVKLLDVQKDPKSGKPRLRLSLKALIPMPEGMEAPKPREPREPRGDYGGNRGDGRRDNRGNRDHRGDRGDRGDRGDRGDRNGGHREPRGE
- a CDS encoding DUF350 domain-containing protein — protein: MNWQAILFSFTAMIFMLVIARYVYQAVMKINMHDAVVMKDCPSIGIAVAGYLFGVVQIIAAVLRGDGHTSFLTDALIVSAYGIGGIVLLSLLALFGFKWIHNIDVVTEVANRNTAAGIIAAGGFISTSLVIAGTVSGDNTGGDWLTAIVFFLVGQVSLHVLTRLYRILTAYDDAIEINNGNTAAALAYAGVMIGIALAIHYGLQGEFVGYGQSLIGYGKSLLVIIFFYPIRQFLVQGLVLGSGFAIYGGELDKEIARDRNISVGTIEAAAYIGTSLLITQLA